Genomic segment of Candidatus Protochlamydia amoebophila UWE25:
AGAACAAGTATCAACTGTCAATCGGGCAATAGATCGAGTCTTGACTGAACGTTTAAAAGTGACTCCTCAACGTCTAAAACTTCTTTCTTCTGAATGCGTATTTTCTCAAGGAAGAGATTTGTGGCGATCAAATGAAGAGCTAAAAAAAATCGTTTGCCAGCCAAAATTTGCTGAAATAGCTTCTGAATTAATTGAAAAAAAACCTTTGCGTTTAGGATATGACCAGTTATTTCCAGCTCATTACCAAACTAAATTTAGTTCTAAACAACAAAGAATTTATGCACAATTTCTTGAACAAACTCTAAGTTTAGAATCGATTAGTGGCGTAAGTGGCGTCCTTTGTGGTTTAATGATATGTCTTGGAGAAAAAGGTGAGCTTTTTTCGCAAGAGCAATTCTCTATTGAAGGAATAGATATTTATTCAAGGCAAGCAGGCCATGCTATTTATTTTAATCCAAATGCTCTAGTGAATTGGCGTAATTTTTATGCGCATTCTGCTTATCGTTATTTTCTAATTGTTTATACGCAAAACCATTCTCATTATCAATTACAGGTAAGTGATCCTCATACTCATTTTCTTAAACAATTAGGATATGTTTTTAATGATAAATTGAACGATCGATTACATCCGATCGTTTATCGTTAGAGTTTAATCTCGTGGAATGGCAACTAATTGATTCTGGCAAATTGTCTCCGCAAGCCATTATGGCTAAAGATGAAGAATTACTAAAAAATCTTCAGCAAGAAAGTCTTCCTATTCTCCATCTTTATGATTGGAGTGCTCCTTGTTTAACTTACGGTTATTTTATTGATCCGCAAAAATATTTGAATTTAGAGGCATTACAAAATTATCAGATCGGTTTAGCCCGCCGTCCTACTGGAGGTGGGATTATTTTTCATTTAACCGATCTCGCGTTTTCTGTGTTATTGCCAAGTAGTTATCCAGGTTATTCTGTTAACACCTTAGAAAATTATGCCCTTGTGAATCGTCAGATTGCGCATGCAATTGCAGGTTTTAAAGATAAACAAGCGACTCCTGTGCTTTTATCTAAAATTTCATCTCATAAAGCTGATTATCAAGGATTTTGCATGGCGAAACCTACTCAGTACGATTTAATTATTGATGGAAAAAAAGTAGGGGGCGCTGCCCAAAGAAGAACCAAACAAGGATTATTACACCAAGGAAGTCTTTCTTTAGCCTTGTTGCCAGAAGAATTATTAAAAAATGTTCTTAAAAATCAAGAAGTTACTAGTGCAATAAAACAACAATCTTATTGTTTGCTTACTGAAGCTTGGACTGCTCAGGACTTGAGGCAAGCTCGACAAACTCTAAGGGATTTGATTCAGATGGAATTGACTAAGCGATCATGAGCTAAAAAAAATATGGGATCATTAGTGCGGAAATGATTAACTACATAATTAGATATGCCGCGAGCAATAACAAATAAAGGAACGGCTGGGCAGATAATACTGATAATGATTTTGGTATAATAACGGATTCTATCCTGAGTAATAGACTCAACAATGGGATCAATCACTTTGTCAAAAATATTTTGAACTTCATAGTAGTCTCTATTTTTAAAGCAATAATCAGAAAAAGCAACTTTCAAAGATTCTTGTAAAACTCTCATACCTAAAATAGGAAAGAACGCGAAGTCAGTACCTTTGAATAGTTTCTTGACATCTGGTTCAGAAATATCTGAAAGACCTCCAATTGGCTCGCCGTCAAATATATAAACTTTATTACTTCCATCGCCTGCAAATCGAATATTATTGATATGCATGTCTGTTAGATGAGTGTGCTTAATAACTAAACAGACTTGTTTAAGAATTTCAGCTAGTTCATTTGGATTGTTTTTTGCTAAATCAATAAATTTTTGGATATTGTCATATGGATTGAGAATAGAAACTTTTTTTGATATGACAACATATTTCTTATGAATTGGTGCATTTGTTGCGGTATCAGGAAGGCGAAATAAGTATTCTTTACACGCTTCAATCCGATCTAGATGCTGTTTTTTTATGTATTGTCTAGCTTTTTTCATTGTTACAACCCGTAAAGGGTTTAACACATCATTGGGAACTCGGATATTTTTCGTTCGATCTTGTGAAAGCCAGTCTTTAAATCGACAAAGCCAAAAAGGAACGCGGGCAGCAGAACAAAATCTAAATATTTTTCCCGATCCTTGATGTGCAAAAGAAGTCGTGATAGAAAAATTTTGTTTGATGAGAAAATTAGGAATCAGAGGATGTCCAAGAACAACTCCTGCTACATCATCGCAAGATGAGTAAAGTTCAAATTGATTTTGTTTAAGCAGATATCTGTCTAGAGGGGTAATAATAGAGGATTTTTTTAGAAAATCTCCGATTTTAGCACCATTGACTTCAAGATGGAAATCTAAAATGTCTGCAACTAGCTTTGCTTGCTCAGGTTCGCGAGAGTCAAAAGAATAATCATCAATATTAGCTTCTATATTTACTTCCGGAGAATGATAATAGGAGACATTTAGTTCATAGAAATTGTTCCAACTGTCAGATATAAAGTTTGCAAGAGATGTCATTGTTTTGTTACTCATAAAGTTAATTATGAGAAATATTTTATTTACTCTGATAATTTAAATCAAACTGATTTATTAATTAAACTTTCTTTAATTGATTTAATTTTTATGGTTTATTTTAGGCAAAATGAAAAATTAAATGGTTACTATTTTTTCAATATATGTATCCCAACTTTCTTGTCTTGCTTCAGACATTAAAATTGTTTAGAGGAAAGAGTATTTTTGATATAATATATTCTCTTTAAGAATAAAAAATTTGCAGTTTTTTTGTGTTTGTAAAAGTCTTTACAATGCAGATTTTATGAGACTGTAAAATTCAATCCTTACACATTTTGCTAATGATTTAAATCTGGAGTTACTTAATTATGCTCGATTTTTTCCGGAGATACCAAAGGTATTTTTTCTTTGTAATTACAGTTGTAATTATTATTTCATTTTCATTTTTTGGTACCTACAGCGCACTTGGAACAAACTCCTGGCGTGAACAAGTCGCTTTTAAAGCTGTCGATGGGAAAGAAATTACTCGTGCTGAAGTAGATGAAATGGCAATTTTTCTAGCTACTGATAATGAAGATAAACGTTTATATAACGGAGTTTGGGGACCCAATTTTCTCAATGACGGAGTCATTCGTAAAGATTTTCTCGAAACAGGCTTAGCGCAAGAACTTGTTGAAGCATATCAAAATGAAATGAAAGATCCCTTGAATAAGCGCCTCGAAAAAGAAAAAAAATTCACTCTTTACACGCATCCACAAGCACCTTTTTTAAGCGTTGAAAATGCTTGGGGGTATTTTTCTCCTGAAATGAATGAGCATTTTAAAATTTTGCAATCGACTCATGATAACGTGAGTCCTAAAGCTTTTGATAGCCGTGTTAAGTTGTTTTTAGCAGAAAAGAAATTTTCCCCTGCAATGCTTAGGCAAGTTTTGCGTTATCAAGAAAAACAATATAACTGGTTAACTCCTGATCAAGAATTAGATCGAATAAATCTTTCTTTATTTGGTTACCACACACTTGAAGATTGGTTTACCCCTTACTTTACTCGACTCGTTAGCGAATTTATTATTAATACCGCGCTTTTAGCAGAACAGCAGGGTTATGAAGTTACAAAATCAGAAGCAATTGCAGATTTGATTCGCAACACTCAAATCAGCTATCAACAAAATCAAAATAATCCTTCAATTGGAGTACCTTCTCCAGAAGAATATTTCAATGAGCAGTTACGCCTCTTGAATATGGATCAGGCGAGAGCAATCAAAGTTTGGAGGCAGGTACTTTTATTTCGTCGTTATTTCCAAGATGCGGGTCACTCTGCCTTAGTCGATACGTTAGCTTATCAAGTATTAATAATTATTCGCATGAAAGTGTCACGGTTGATTTATATCGTCTTCCTGCTGCTCTAAAATTTGCTAATTATGATTCGCTTCAAAAATTTGAAGTCTATTTAAATATTGTTGGTAAAGGAGATCGTAAAGATTCACTTTCACTTCCAGAAGAATTTTTAGATGTAGTAGAAGTAGAAAGTGTTTATCCCGAACTTGTTCAAAAACGTTACGAATTAGAGGTCGCTCAAGTTTCTCAAAAAGCTTTACAGGCTCGTATTGGAATTAAAGAGTTATGGAGTTGGGAAGTTGATGATAAGAATTGGGAAATACTTAAAGCTCAATTTCCAGATTTAGCTTTAAGAAAAGCAATCACTCGTGAAGAACGTTTTAGTGTTTTAGATGACTTAGATAAAACAACGCGTTCGAAAGTCGATAGGTTTGCAAAAGAGGCTATAGTTCGCTCTCATCCAGAGTGGATTCTTGAAGGCTTATCTAAAGTGAATTCTCAAAAAATGAATGTTGGACTGCGAACAACTGGTGGTAAAATTCCTTTTACAGGGTTGGATAAGAAGGAAAAACGCCAAGAATTTATGCAATTACTAGATCATGCTATATTAGGGGCGGCTCCTACGGATGACTTGAAAGCATATACAGCTGATAATCAAAATTACTACCAGATTAAAGTATTAAATCGTGCTCCTCAATCTGAAATTTTAACTTTTGAAGAAGCCAATCAAGATGGAACGATGGATGAAGTACGTATGAAAGCTTTAGAAAAATATTACTTGGCAATCAGAGAGCAAAATCCTAGCACTTATCAAAAAGAAAATCAAGAATGGAAACCTTTTAAAAGTGTTCGAGAATTAGTTGCAGACGATTATTTTAGTAAGGTTTTAATAGCTTTACAACCTGCTCAGAAAACTCTCTTAGCTAGTGAGAAGGAAACTGCAAATTGGAGTAAAGATCAAGCGGCGTCTCTTCGACTTTACTCCTATGTTCAACATATTAAAGCGAGACTAGAAAAAGATCCTTCATTAGCAACTCTATATGTAAAAAACCAAGAGTTAGAGCAAAAACCTGCATCCTTAAAAGATCAATGGTTATTAGAACGGACAAATGTCTCTTTAACTCGTCAAGATCAAAAAGATGGTATCAATACAGAAGAAGCTTTTATTCTTCCTGTAACGGCTTGGTCCAATTTATCCACTCCAGTTAATGGAGATTTAGCATTTTTCCAAGTTAAAGAAAAAGGGGAAGATGTTTCTAAAAAGGAAGTTGCTATTGCTGAGCAAACTAAAAAAGCTCAAGCCATTTTATCAATAGATGCTCAAAAAGTGTTAATGCACCACATCTTAGATAAAATTAAAGCTAAAGATGCTATTTCATTAAGTTACCTTCAAGTTTCCCAAGAGACTTCAACAGACGAATCAGCATTAGCAAATCCTGATTTTTAAATATTAAGAATCAGGAATCATATAACAATGATGGTTCCTGATTCTTTTTTACACGAAAGGGAAATTCTAGTTTTATGGATGAAAATGAATCTTTTTCTTTGAATCCTATTGAGTTTTTTGCTTTATCCTGTGATTGTCATCACTTAGCAAAAAAAGAACAGGTGCCTACGTGGCCGTCATTTGGTTTACCAGACACTTCATCATTAACTCATGAGTATTTGTTTTCTAAAGTTGCTATGGGATGGCACGAAGAAGGTATTGCTTGGCAAATCCAGGTTGACCAACCCTACACAAGATCTTCCTATCCTGATTTAACGAAAGGGGACAGTGTCGAGTTGTTTATTGATACAAGAGATTTGAAATCCGCAGGATTCAATACCCGGTTTTGTCATCATTTTTATTTTCTTGCTGAACCTTTAGAAGGAAATAGATGTGGAGAAAAAACGCATTTTCGAACAGAAGATAGCCATCCTTTGTGTGATTCGCAACTCCTACATAGTCAGGCACAATTAGCGAAAGATTCATATAAATTAAAAATTTTCATTCCAAAGCAATGTTTATATGGATATGATCCCAAACAATTTGATCGTTTAGGCTTTACCTATCGAATTAATCGCGTTGGTGGTCATTCTCAACACTTCTCGGTTGTTTCAGAAGATTTTCAAGTAGATCAACAACCCTCTTTATGGGCATCGGTAAAGCTTATTAAGTAACACCAAAATCCAAATTAAAATAATGCAAACTGCTTTATATTCTCGCCACCTTAATCTTCAGGGTAAAATGATTGATTTTGCTGGATGGAGCATGCCTATTCATTACAAAGGTATTTTAGCAGAGCATCAAGCTGTGAGAGAAAAAGTTGGGTTGTTTGACGTCTCTCATATGGGAAAAATCGATGTTCGAGGACCTGATGCAGAGCGTTTTTTAGATTACCTTTCCACGAATCGCATTATGGGAAAAGGATCAAACACAGCTACTTATACTGTTTGGTGTAACTCTCAAGGAGGATCTATTGATGATGTTATCATTTATCGTCATTCTTCGACCTATTTTTTTGTCATTGTAAATGCAAGTAACCGCCAAAAAGATTTAGCTCATATGCAAAAGCAGGCAGCTGAGTTTCAAGTGACTATTCAACCTCAATTTGAAAATTCTGGGATACTTGCTTTACAAGGACCCTTCTCGTTTCCATTAGTCGACATGCTTTTTCCAGGAAACTTATCATTAAAACCTATGTCGTTTACGTCGATCCAAGAACTAGATCAACCTTTGATTCTTTCGCGTACAGGTTATACCGGAGCTGGAGGATTTGAATTTTATGGTACAAATGAACAAATAATCTCCTTATGGGATCGCCTGCTTAATACAGGAAAAACTTTTGGAATTGAACCTATTGGGCTTGGAGCAAGGGATACACTTCGTTTAGAAATGGGTTTTGCTTTATACGGGCACGAAATATCAGATACCATTGCCCCAACTGAAAGTGTATCTGCTTGGGCAGTAAAATTTGATAAAACTGATTTTTTAGGAAAGCAAGCCTTAAAAAGCCTTGAGGCAACACCCATAAAGCGAATGGCATATGGGGTCAAATTAAAAGAACCTGGTATCGCTAGACAAGGCTATCCTATTTTTAAAGATGGTATTAGAATTGGAGAGGTTACCTCAGGTTCTATATCTCCTTCTTTAAATGAAGCCGTTGCTTTAATTTTAGTAGATACACCACTCAAAATCAAACAAGATATTAAAATACAAATTCGGCAAACACAATGCCACGCTGAAGTGGTTCAATTGCCTTTTATTAGGAAAAACAGATGAAATATACAGATTCTCATGAATGGGTTGTTTTAGAATCGACTGATGTAGCTCGTATTGGTGTGACGCAGTTTGCGCAAAAAGAACTCGGTGATATTGTTTATGTTGAACTGCCAACTCTACATAAAAAAGTTACTGCTGGACAGGAGGTGGTGGTTTTAGAGTCTACTAAAGCGGCCGCTGATGTTTATTCTCCTGTTAGTGGAGAAATCGTTGAAGTGAATCAAAGTTTATCTACTCAGCCTGAACTCATTAATCAGTCTTCCGAAAAAGAAGGATGGTTATTTAAACTTCGTTTATCTAATTCCTCAGAATTAGACTTATTAATGGATGAAAAGGATTATCGTGCGATGTTAAACGGAGCATAAATGGATTTTATTTCAAATAAAACTCCTCAAATTGAAGCCATGTTAACTGAAATTGGGATTCAAAATGTTGAAGAATTATTTAAATCAATTCCTTCTTCGTTGATTTTGCAAGCTCCTAGCGTAGATGACGGGCTTTCTGAATATGAGGGAATTCAATTAATAGAGTCATTAGCGGTACGTAATACTTTTCCTAATTTAGTCAGTTATTTAGGAGCCGGAGCCTATGAACATCATATTCCAGCCTTAGTGGGAGCTGTCTGTAGTAAATCTGAATTTTTAACTGCTTATACTCCTTATCAGGCCGAAGCTTCTCAAGGAATGCTCCAAATTATTTTTGAATTTCAATCTGCTATATGTGCATTGACGGGAATGGATGTTGCCAATGCATCTGTTTATGATGGAGCTTCTGCTTGTGCTGAAGCAATTTTAATGTCTCTTAGACATCATAAAACAAGGAGACAAATTCTCCTTTCTGACAGTTTACATCCCCACTATAAAAAAGTTATTGAACAATACCTCAAAAGTCAAGATTGTGAATTAATTACTGTTCCTTTTCTACAAGAAGGAACTTTAGATGCCTCTTTTTTAAAAATGTATTTAAATGATCAAACAGCTGCGATTCTTTTACAATCCCCCAATTTTTTTGGTTGCATAGAAGATGTTCAACCTATTACTGAAATGGCTAAATCTCAAGGAGCCTTAACAATTCTTTGTGCAAATCCTATTTCTTATGGACTGTTGTCTTCAGCTAAAGAATTAGGTGTAGATATTGCTGTAGGTGATTGTCAACCATTTGGACTTTCTCTTTCTTTTGGAGGACCTTATGCAGGCTATATGGCTTGTAAACAAGAGTTAATGAGACAATTGCCAGGCAGGATTGTTGGGGAAACATTAGATGTTCAAGGGAGTCGTGGTTTTGTTTTAACACTCCAAGCACGAGAACAGCACATTAGAAGAGAAAAAGCGACTTCCAATATTTGTACTAATCAAGCTTTAGCAGCTTTAGCTAGTTTAGTGGCAATGCTCTGGTATGGCAAAGAGGGTGTGAAAGAATTAGCATTAACGAATTATCAAAGAGCAAATTATTTGAAATTTCACTTAGGTAAAATTTCTACAATTAATGTTTGGAATCAAGGAGCTTCATTTAATGAGTTTGTTGTTGATTTTAAGCAAGATTCTAATCAAGTTTTAGAGTTTTTTCGGTTAAATGGAATTGAACCTGGGATCGAACTAAAACGATATTATCCTTCTTTAAAAACATGCTTACTGATTGCTGTAACGGAAACGAAAAATCAGATTCAATTGGATCAATTCATTAAAGTTTGTAAAGAACTCTTTTAAAATCTCATTTTGTGAAAACGTTATGACAAAAACCATTTTTGAAAAATCACAATTTAAACAAAAGGCTTACAGTCTTCCTTATTCTTGGGAAAATTTAAAAGAATTCTCTTTACCTAAGAAGTTTTTAAGACAGACCTCTGTTCCACTGCCTGAAGTTTCTGAGATTGATTTAACTCGTCATTTTGCAGTTCTTGCTAAACGTAATATGGGAATTGATACAAATTTCTATCCTTTAGGTAGTTGTACGATGAAATTGAATCCTCGGATCAATGAATGGTGTGCAAATTTGCCTAATTTTACTAGGGTTCATCCATTAGCTCCAGATCATACCGTACAAGGTAATTTGCAAATCATTGACGAACTCATTCAAATGTTATGTAAAGTCAGCGGAATGACGGCAGGTTCATTGGTTCCTAATGCAGGAGCTCAAGGGGAGTTTGCTGGTATTCAAATGATTGCTGCCTACCATCAACATCACGGGGATTTTGAACGAAATGAATTACTTATTCCAGATAATGCTCACGGCACAAATCCGGCTACAGCAGCAATGGCGGGATTTAAAACAATTTCTTTAAGAACAAATGCTCAAGGGGATGTAGATATTGATCATTTGAAAAGTCTTGTTTCAGACAAAACAGCAGGGCTGATGTTAACAAATCCTAATACGCTTGGTTTGTTTAGTTCGGTAATTAAGGAGATAGCTGAAATTGTTCATAAAGTTGGTGGTTTTCTGTATTACGATGGGGCCAATCTTAATTCCATTTTAAATGTTGCGCGGCCAGGAGACATGGGATTTGATGTGATGCATATCAATCTTCATAAGACATTTTCAACTCCTCATGGTGGAGGAGGTCCAGGGTCTGGACCTGTTCTTTGTGGAGATCTTTTAAAACCTTTTCTTCCTAATCCAAGAGTAGAAAAAGAGAATGATCATTATGTGGTCAAGTGGAAGGATTCGATGAGCATAGGACAAATAGCGTCTTTTCACGGTAACTTTGCTATTTATTTAAGAGCTTATTTGTATGCCAAATTGCATGGTCATTATGGGTTAAGAAAAATTGCTGAAGTAGCTGTTCTCAATGCTAATTATTTAAAAAAGAGAATCTCGAAATTATTTAACATTCCATTTGAACAATTTTGCATGCATGAATTTGTAGTACAGGCCGATAACTACTTAGGAAAAGGAGTTAGGGCATTAGATATTGCGAAACGTTTATTAGATTACGGCGTGCATGCACCAACCGTTTATTTCCCTTTGATTATTAAAGAGTGTATGCTCATTGAACCGACAGAAAGTGAATCTAAAAACACTCTTGATCAATTCGTTTCAATTTTAGAAAGGATCGTAGCAGAGATTCACCAAGATCCCCAAACTGTAAAAAATGCTCCTCATCAACAATCCGTTAGTCGTCTAGATGAAGTGTTAGCAGCAAAAAGGCCTATTTTAAAACACCAAGCTGATTGATTTATGAGCCTTTGCTTCGCGTTAAATAGAGATATTTGATAAACATGCGGACTAGATAAATGAGAAGTGAAATGGTGGCAAAAATAAACAATCCTAAATAGATGAATTCAATCGGATGTTGATAAGATAAATGAAACAATAGCTGCCCATTTTCTCGGTCAATCAAGAATGATCCTAAGAGGACAATACCGAGGTAAAGTCCAAAAAATAAAAAACCCAGACCAAACGTCATCCAAATTTTTTCTCTGAAACCTCTTAGCAAATGACTTAAACGATATCTTTTTCCTTTAATTAAGAAAACTAAATAGCGCATACTAGTATAACTCATCAATGCAATGACAATAAGCCCTAATAAAACGCCTATCCATTGACCCATATTTAAAGACATTTGAATACCTATGTATTTTTCATGATTATGAAAGAAGATTTATTTGAAAATCAAAGAAAAGATATGATTTTAGGTCAAGGTGCTATTTTGTTTGCGGGTTTGGCCAAAAAAATAGACAAATCTTTGTTATCTTCAGTACAGGAAATTACTCAATTAGCACCGTTTCGTCATATGAAAACATCTGGAGGATTTGATCTATCTGTCGCTATGACAAATTGTGGTTTGTTAGGATGGGTGACAGATGAAGCGGGTTACCGCTATCAATCCTTTGATCCTTTAAGCGGGCTTGTATGGCCAAAGATTCCACCTCTTTTTTTAGAACTTGCTTTAGAAGCTGCTGAAAGGGCTGGTTATTCTTCTTTTGTTCCTAGCGCTTGTTTGATTAATCGCTATGTTCCCGGAGCGAAAATGTCTCTTCATCAGGACAAAGATGAAGACGATTTGGATTCACCTATTGTTTCTGTTTCACTCGGCTTGCCTGCTACTTTTCAATTTGGAGGATTCAATCGTACCGATCCTCTCCAAAAATTATTACTTATACATGGAGATGTAGTTGTTTGGGGAGGTAAACTACGGTTGGCTTACCATGGTATTCTTCCTTTAAAAAGTGGGCATCATCATTTAACGGGATCGACGCGTATTAATTTAACATTTCGCAAAGTTTTTTAATTTTTTAGTTTCCGTGTAAATTATTTCGACGATTTTTTAAGCATCCATCAATCTAACAAAGAATCTATTTTTAATGCCTGTCTTGTTCGCTTTAGGCCCATCATAATGACAACAGTTACCAGCGATCATGGGAGTGATTTCAATAGTTTTAGCAATTTGGTTCAATAGCAGAGGCTCGCTAACCTTTAGGGCTTGTTATCATTGGAAAATTGCTTTTTTCTTAGTCAATCACTCTTTTTGTTATACTTGCTATTAACACTCTGTTTAGAGCGTTTTAATAATAAATGAATTTTTAAGAGCACCAGAGCATTTTCATTGATTTACCCTTATCTGGGCTTAGTAAACTGAATGCATTCAGCTCTGACTAGATTTTGGTTTAAAGTTCATTAATTTCAAGCTATTCAGAATGACAAGTAATGTTACCCCAACATCTGCAAAAATAGCTAAAGCTAAGTTAGATATACTTAAAAGAGCAAGAATAATAAAAAGAATTTTCACGGACAAAGCAAAAGTAATATTTATTTTAATTGTAGAAAGGGTTTTTCGACCAAGTTTAATCAGATAAGGGATGAGAGATAAATTATCATTTAAAATGACGATAGAGGCTGCTTCTAATGCTGTATCGCTGCCAAGCGAACTCATTGAAATACCAACACTTGAAAGCGCTAGTGCAGGTGCATCATTGACTCCGTCCCCAAACATGGCAACTGTGCGATACTCTTTTAATAATTCTTCGATAGCTTTTGATTTGTCCTGAGGAAGAAGATTTGCTTTAACAACTTGAATCCCCACTTGTTGAGCGATAGAATGAGCAACATTTAAATGATCTCCAGTTAACATAATGGGATAAACTTGTAATTGTTTTAAATCAGCAATAAATTGCGCACTATCTGATCTGATTTCGTCTTCCAGAACAATTATCCCTTCGACTTTTTTATGAGTACTGACTGCAACAACCGTTTTTCCTTTTTTTTGATAGGCATCGATGAGATCTATAAAGTCTTGAGGCAAATGATGTTCTTCTAAAATGAATTCCAATTTTCCGATACAATGATGTTTATCATCGCAAATCAAGCAGTCCGCTTTGGCACCTTTCCCAATAAAACTTTCAAAGTTTTCGACAGGATGTGGGGTAAGATTTTCTATTTGAGCGGCTTGGACTATACTTTGAGCGAGAGGATGTTCAGATAATTTTTCGATGCCAGCTGCACAACTTAAAAGTAATTCTTTAGAATGATTTCCAAAAGGAATCACATGAGTGACGATAGGCTGGCCTTTTGTGAGGGTTCGGGTTTTATCAATTGCCATGGCATTCACTTGCCCCATAGCTTCGAGATATTTTCCTCCTTTGATTAAAGCTCCTTTTGAAGAGGCATGGCCGATTGCAGAAAAGATAGAAATAGGTGTTGAAATGACGAGTGCACAAGGACAAGCGATAACGAGAAGAGCTAAAGCATCTGCTAGCCCTTGATTAAAGGGTTGATGCAAAACTTGCCAGTTAAAGAATGTCCAAAAAGTCGCTAATAAAATCACAAAAGGGGTATAAAATTGAGAAAAAATTTCAATAAATTGTTGCGTTTTAGCTTTGTGCTTAGTGGCATGAAAAGTTAATTCTCGAATTTTTTCAATGGTTGAATCCGATGCGGTTTTAGAAACTTCCATTTCAATAAAACCTTGTTTGTTCAAACTTCCTGCAAATAGTTCATCTCCTGTTCGTTTATCTTTAGCCAAAGGCTCCCCTGTAATCGCTGATTCATCTACAAAGGAACTTCCTGATTTAACGATTCCATCTAGAGGGATCATTTGGCCCGGTTTAATTAAAACAACTGTTCCAATTTTGACTTGAGAAATATCTATAGGGAGCTCTTGATCTTTGATGAAGACTGTTTTTGGTATTTTATTGAGAAAGGAGTCGATAGCAGACTGACTTTTTGCAATGCCCACATCTTCTAATCTTTCTGCTAATGT
This window contains:
- the alkB gene encoding DNA oxidative demethylase AlkB; translated protein: MIMKEDLFENQRKDMILGQGAILFAGLAKKIDKSLLSSVQEITQLAPFRHMKTSGGFDLSVAMTNCGLLGWVTDEAGYRYQSFDPLSGLVWPKIPPLFLELALEAAERAGYSSFVPSACLINRYVPGAKMSLHQDKDEDDLDSPIVSVSLGLPATFQFGGFNRTDPLQKLLLIHGDVVVWGGKLRLAYHGILPLKSGHHHLTGSTRINLTFRKVF
- a CDS encoding heavy metal translocating P-type ATPase, encoding MWNEPKILWLIAGTLFIAVFEFLSLGGIHLPKEIALPFFLTFTLFFGRETLWHGLKALFNLNFKSINLLMFIAVVGAFYLGEYPEGTIVIILFTLAERLEDVGIAKSQSAIDSFLNKIPKTVFIKDQELPIDISQVKIGTVVLIKPGQMIPLDGIVKSGSSFVDESAITGEPLAKDKRTGDELFAGSLNKQGFIEMEVSKTASDSTIEKIRELTFHATKHKAKTQQFIEIFSQFYTPFVILLATFWTFFNWQVLHQPFNQGLADALALLVIACPCALVISTPISIFSAIGHASSKGALIKGGKYLEAMGQVNAMAIDKTRTLTKGQPIVTHVIPFGNHSKELLLSCAAGIEKLSEHPLAQSIVQAAQIENLTPHPVENFESFIGKGAKADCLICDDKHHCIGKLEFILEEHHLPQDFIDLIDAYQKKGKTVVAVSTHKKVEGIIVLEDEIRSDSAQFIADLKQLQVYPIMLTGDHLNVAHSIAQQVGIQVVKANLLPQDKSKAIEELLKEYRTVAMFGDGVNDAPALALSSVGISMSSLGSDTALEAASIVILNDNLSLIPYLIKLGRKTLSTIKINITFALSVKILFIILALLSISNLALAIFADVGVTLLVILNSLKLMNFKPKSSQS